ATGATTAAGAAAATGAAAGGGATTCAAAAGAGTAATGGATATCCAGTTTTAAGTATGGAGGGAGAAATAGCTGTGGAGGATGGAGATAAAGtggaaatgtttttaaaggcatttattaatgtaaatagCTCAGAAAATTTGACTGAACAGAAAATGAGAGAGGTTGTGATGAAGGAATATCctgaaataaagaagaaaaaagaggcTGAGGATAATTTGTTAGATCTATTATTTTCTATGAGTGAGTTAAAGAATGCAGTAAGAAGAATAAAACAATCTACTACAGGAATGGATGGAATTAAGTTTTTGTATGATGAAGCATTTTAGTGAAATTTCTATGGaagtgattttaacattttataatagaaTATGGATGGAAGGTATAATTAAGTTGGAAGGAAGCACTAATTATACCTATTAAAAAGCCTAGGAAAGATCCAAGTAATCCTATAAATTATCTTCCAATAGCTTTAACTTCTCATTTATGTAAGGTAATAGAGAGAATGTTAACTGACAGATTGACtcatcatctgaaaaaaaaaaaatgaactggtTTTCTTCTTATCAAAGTGGGTTCAGGTGTGGTAGAGGGACTATGGGTCCAATAGTATTATTAGAAGATTAAATAAGAAAGGCATTTATAAATAAGGAAAGTGTCATTGCtgttttatttgatatagaaAAGGCCTATGATATGTTGTGGAAAGAGGGGTTACTAATAAAGTTGCAGAAGATGAGTATAAAAGGAAGATTGTATAATTGGATTAAAGAGTTTTAATTGGAAGAAGTATTAGAGTAAAGATGGGTGGAGCTACAGTATATCTTCAAGTGGAATAACTGATAATGGTACACCTCAGGGCAGTGTAATTAgtccacttttatttattatcatgattaatgatgttttctttttttttcaaggattGATAGAAGTCTGGGGAAATCATTGTTTGCTGATGATGGGGCTATCTGGTTTAGAGGAAAGAATATAGAGTATAACCTAAAGAAAATTCAACATGCGCTAAATGAAGTAGAAAAGTGGTCAgggaaaaatggttttaagttttCAGTGGAAAAGACAAAAGTAATAGTTTTTACTAAAATGAGGAGGAATATGGATGTTAagttaaaattatatacaaaaaataattagaGCGTGTAAGTACAGTAAGATTTCTAGGAGTTTGGTTTGATAATAGAATAAATTGGAGAGAGCATATTGAATAAATGGTGGGAAGATGTAAGCGAGTTGTGAATTTAATGTATTTCAGGTCAGGAATGGGGAGCAGATAGATTGGCTTTGAAAACTgtatatatagtttatagtttttataactatatatatatatatatatatatatatatatatatatatatatatatatatatatatatatatatattagtaaaccCGGATAagtttaatttacttaaaaaacttCCTGGTAACTGAGTTGTGTATTTGTGGTGCACGGTACGACGGCCAATCAACATCGATTTACATTGCAAAATTAACACATCATTCAACGTTAATCCAAGGTCTCCATGACGGCCATAATTCACCCGTTGATGAAGGTAAAACGGTGAAACAACGTCACAATATCACCGTTGATCCAATTTGCTAAATCGAAAGGTAATTCTACGTTGATTCAACCCTGGTATCTGACGTTGTTTCAAGGTTGAAACGCCGACCGGGATCTAGCTCACTTTGTACATCAGCCACTGAAGATGTTTTTACCGAAATAATACTGAAGTGATCAGATATACATTACTATAACTATTGTTGGTGTTAATTCAATTAAAACATCGGTCATATTAGCATTTCATGTAGTCTATCGGCTGAATAAAGGATGAGGAGCCCCGGACCTGTTTGTGCTTCAAGCTGCCCAAAACTACAGCTGTATCAAACACTGCACAAGACACTCACTGATGCTCATGCAACTAAACCACTCTCAAACtgtttctgaaacacacagaGGACTATTTCGGTGTTTCTTCAACCTTTAACACTTAAATATAGCATTAGATTTACACTCGGCTCTGTTCCGTGGCTGATGCTCGCCTCGAGTTTGATCTGACCGGGGAGAAACAAACATTTCCTCGCCGCGGGTTTTAGTCTCCACAGAAAGCCAAGAACCTCTGCTTGGTGTTGACTTTGTTTCTACTGCGCTTAACTATGTTAACACTCGAGTTTTGCCCCTAAATGTAGGAGAAGAAAACACAAGCGCGAGCGGCTCTCGGAGGCGCGCAGACAGCGAGCGGGCGGGTTGAGTCTATAAGGTTCTCATGTGTTGTTTAAGAGCGCAGCGCTGCTCGAGCGACACTCATTGAACTCAGTGTTTGAAAGACTGTGATTCCGCTCCGAGAAATGGCAGAAACCGCTCCAGCAGCCGCCGCTCCGCCGGCCAAAGCGCCCAAGAAGAAGTCCGCCGCCAAAGCCAAGAAAGCAGGTCCCGGCGTCAGTGAGCTGATCCTCAAAGCCGTGTCCGCGTCCAAGGAGAGGAGCGGAGTGTCCCTCGCCGCCCTGAAGAAAGCTCTCGCCGCCGGCGGCTACGACGTGGAGAAGAACAACTCCCGCGTCAAGCTCGCCCTCAAGAGCCTGGTGACTAAAGGCGCCCTGCTGCAGGTCAAAGGGACCGGCGCCTCCGGCTCCTTCAAGATCAGCAAGAAGCAGACCGAGACCAAGAAGAAAGCGGCTCCTAAAGCCAAGAAGCCCGCGGCCAAGAAACCCGCTGCTGCCAAGAAGCCCAAGAGCGCAGCTGCAAAGAAGCCCGCCGCTAAGAAATCCCCCAAGAAAGCCAAGAAACCCGCCGCCGCTAAGAAGGCCACAAAGAGCCCCAAGAAGGCGACGAAGAGCCCCAAGAAAGCGAAGAAGCCCGCGGCGCCCAAGAAAGCAGCCAAGAGCCCCAAAAAGGCGAAGACCGCCAAACCCAAGACGGCAAAGCCTAAAGCTGCCAAGCCTAAAAAGGCAGCTCCCAAGAAGAAATAAAACTCTTCTGTTTTCTTCCCCAACGGCTCTTTTCAGAGCCACCCACAAACTCTGAAGAAAGAGCAAAAGAAAGTCACGCATTTATAATAATACCATCTTCATTTAAATTGACTCATGTTTTACACGTTAAAAGCATAACAAAAGAAGTATTAATGTGAACAGCTGTAATGGATCagcaatatatatttaatcaggttaaaaacaatgtttagtgtgtgtgtgtatatgaaagTTAAACTGACGTGactttcagccaagtatggtgacccatactcctaatttgtgctctgcatttaacccatccgaagtgcacacacacacacacactgtgaacacacacccggagcagtgggcagccatttatgctgcggcgcccggggagcagttgggggttcgatgtcttgctcatggacacctaagtcgtggtattgaaggtggagagagaactgtacatgcactccccccacccacaattcctgccggcccgagactagaacccacaacccttcgattgggagtccaaccctctaaccatctctaaccacacacacacacacacacacacacacacacactactactACTAAACATTGATTTTAACCTGATTAAATATAGattatcaatatcaatattatataaatattatagatATCAAACATtaactgatgctccagaaggaaacaagatgcattaagagctggggggtgaaaacttttggaatttgaagatcaatgtaaattgtacttaatttgtgtaccgggaaacatacaagtatcttctgttgcttacgaagggcagaactaaatggaaaaaaattatatttcaacaaaataagaaaaatttggccatcttcatcgtgttcaaaagttttcacccccagctcctaatgcatcttgtttccttctggagcatcagtgaatgtttgaatcttttttaatagttgtgtttgagtccctcaaatgtcctcagtgtgataagatgtatctcaaaatcatacagtcactgctggaaagggttcaaatatgtaaagatgctggaaaactgaagaatctgcaggagcttaaagattttttctgaagaacgctgctcagtttaactgttcagaacaaacaagggactcatgcacaaccat
This window of the Carassius auratus strain Wakin unplaced genomic scaffold, ASM336829v1 scaf_tig00215864, whole genome shotgun sequence genome carries:
- the LOC113096044 gene encoding histone H1-like — encoded protein: MAETAPAAAAPPAKAPKKKSAAKAKKAGPGVSELILKAVSASKERSGVSLAALKKALAAGGYDVEKNNSRVKLALKSLVTKGALLQVKGTGASGSFKISKKQTETKKKAAPKAKKPAAKKPAAAKKPKSAAAKKPAAKKSPKKAKKPAAAKKATKSPKKATKSPKKAKKPAAPKKAAKSPKKAKTAKPKTAKPKAAKPKKAAPKKK